GCTCTACCGGGGGCTGTCGATACGATTATCGGCATGATCCCCACCAACGTATTTGAATCGCTCACCGGCGGTAACATCCTGCAGATATTGGTATTCAGTATCTTCTTTGGCATTGCGCTGACCAAAGTGAAAGGCGATGGCCCCAAGCAGGTACAATCGGCGTTAGCGACGGTGCTGGAGGCGTTGGTGTGGATGATCACTAAGGTGATGCTGATTGCGCCATTAGGGGTATTTGGATTGATGGCTGATGCGGTTGGTAGCTTCGGTTTCGATGCCATGCGCGTAGTGCTAAACCTGTTCTGGGTGTATCTGCTGGGGATCGTGATTTATACCTTCCTGTTTTTCCCGGCAATGGTGCAACTGATGTCACCAGTGTCAGCACTAAAATTCATTATGGTGATGAAAAAGCCACAGGTAATGGCATTGTCTACTGCATCCTCAATGGCCACCTTGCCCGTGAATATGCAAACCTGTGAGCAGGATCTGAAGGTCAGTAATGCCACCGCGTCATTTGTGCTGCCGCTTGGCGCTACCGTGAACATGAGTGGCAACGCCATTTACTATGGGCTGGTCGCCATTTTCTTCGCGCAGATGTACCACGTCCCATTGGATATGACCGCCTATGCCGCGATTATTCTTACCTCCACGTTAGGCGCTGTGGGGCAGGCCGGAGTGCCGGGGCCAACCTTCCTGGTGGTAGCAGTCTTATTGTCTGCGGGTATTCCCATTGATGGTTTGCCATTGCTGTTCGCGTTGGATCGAATTTTCGACATGATCCGTACCGCACTTAACATCACCGGGGATGCCGCCTGTGCCGTGATTATGGATAAATATGCACCTGCTAAAGCGAAGCCGGTGATTATCGCAGATGCTGATTAATGATTGATTATTAAAACAAAAATGCCACCTTAAACGGTGGCTTTTTTGTTGTTACTGCGGGGCTTATTGCGCATCACCGAGTGATAACAAGGTGGCGTTACCACCAATTGCGGTGATGTTGTTGGTACGGGTTTTCTCGGTCATAAAGCGTGGCAGATAGTGTGGGCCACCGGCTTTGGGTCCGGTACCGGATAACCCCTGACCGCCAAATGGTTGCACGCCCACTACCGCGCCAATCTGATTGCGGTTGATATAGACGTTGCCCACATTCACCTTATCGGCGATATCCAGCGCATGGCCCTCGTTACGGCTGTGAATACCCAGCGTCAGGCCAAAGCCGGTGCTGTTGATATCATCAATTACCTGTTGCAGCTCACTGGCTTTGTAGCGGATCACATGCAGTATTGGACCGAAGTTTTCCTTCTGCAACACTTTGATGGAATTGATTTCGACGGCGGTGGGCGCAACGAAATGCCCGTGGGCAAAGCCGCTGGGTAATTCAACCTTCTTAATCAACTTGCCAACCTGTTTGATGTGTTCAATATGCGCATTGAGATTGGCTTTAGCCGTGGCATCAATAACTGGCCCCACATCGGTTTTCAATTCTCCAGGATGCCCAAGTGTCAGCTCATCCATTGCGCCTTTGAGGAGCTCGATGACGCGCTCGGCAATGTCTTCTTGCACATAGAGAACTCGTAATGCCGAGCAGCGCTGACCGGCACTGGTAAAGGCTGAGGCCACAACATCGTTCACAACCTGTTCGGGCTGTGAGGTCGAATCCACCACCATGGCATTCTGACCGCCAGTTTCAGCAATCAGCGGGATAATCGCTCCATCACGGTTAGCTAAGGTGCGGTTAATCGCTTTAGCGGTAGCGGTTGAACCGGTGAAGCAAACACCACCAATCCGCGCATCAGCTGTCAGCGCTGCACCAACTTCCGCGCCTTTGCCAGGTAACAGTTGCAGCACGTTTGCCGGAATGCCAGCCTGATGCGCCAGCTGTACGGCCCGATAACCAATAATCGAAGTCTGTTCGGCAGGCTTTGCTACCACTGTATTGCCTGCGGCCAGTGCTGCCGCAATCTGTCCTAAGAAAATTGCCAATGGAAAGTTCCACGGGCTGATGCAGACAAAGACGCCGCGGCCTTGCAAAAACAGTTCGTTCAGTTCGCCAGTAGGGCCAGGCATC
This portion of the Shewanella yunxiaonensis genome encodes:
- a CDS encoding dicarboxylate/amino acid:cation symporter; translated protein: MKRKHWLGNIGVQVVFAMILGALVGWAMGDGASIFAPLGTLFIHLIKMLVIPLVLVAIIAGSASLGNTPSAGKIGLGTFIFFIGTSALAVVLALVLGHVFEPGMGTDITAHAKGLEAVTAEQGALPGAVDTIIGMIPTNVFESLTGGNILQILVFSIFFGIALTKVKGDGPKQVQSALATVLEALVWMITKVMLIAPLGVFGLMADAVGSFGFDAMRVVLNLFWVYLLGIVIYTFLFFPAMVQLMSPVSALKFIMVMKKPQVMALSTASSMATLPVNMQTCEQDLKVSNATASFVLPLGATVNMSGNAIYYGLVAIFFAQMYHVPLDMTAYAAIILTSTLGAVGQAGVPGPTFLVVAVLLSAGIPIDGLPLLFALDRIFDMIRTALNITGDAACAVIMDKYAPAKAKPVIIADAD